Proteins from a genomic interval of Corynebacterium freiburgense:
- a CDS encoding tRNA adenosine deaminase-associated protein, whose translation MNETEPLVAPLQGYDADSSFAVAVCRTPTGAWFVTELPSRFTSIDETVKAIRDLREHGHVFSMSCVNDDYFIVARPVDSGARVLLSDSCMAVADAYADTALTLTGDCVPDLGDCDLADPCPAGDFGILEDFGLSAATMQAICGDYDLLPSAQLVCIATELGFDAEFAKATDLYLE comes from the coding sequence ATGAATGAAACTGAGCCTCTTGTAGCGCCCCTTCAGGGGTACGACGCAGATTCGAGTTTCGCGGTGGCAGTGTGCCGGACACCAACTGGTGCATGGTTCGTGACGGAACTACCGTCACGTTTCACAAGCATTGACGAAACAGTGAAGGCGATCCGAGATCTGCGCGAACATGGGCATGTATTTTCGATGAGCTGTGTGAATGATGATTATTTTATTGTCGCACGACCAGTGGATTCTGGTGCTCGAGTCTTGCTTTCAGATTCCTGTATGGCGGTAGCTGATGCATATGCTGATACTGCCCTGACTCTTACTGGAGACTGTGTGCCTGATTTAGGGGATTGTGATCTTGCCGATCCTTGCCCGGCAGGTGATTTTGGAATCCTGGAGGATTTTGGCCTTTCAGCTGCGACAATGCAGGCAATTTGTGGTGACTATGATTTGCTTCCAAGTGCGCAACTTGTATGTATAGCAACTGAATTGGGTTTTGATGCGGAGTTTGCCAAAGCGACAGATCTATACCTTGAGTAA
- a CDS encoding nucleoside deaminase: MRRALEIAKTTPRFDVPVGAVIFAPDGSELAAATNRREADLDPTAHAEILAIRQAVQAYGDGWRLTDCTIAVTLEPCTMCAGALVGARIGRIVFGAWEPKTGACGSVFDVVRDPSVLHNAEVRGGVLESECAKLMVDFFKHTQLRPR, encoded by the coding sequence ATGCGTCGCGCTTTAGAAATAGCCAAAACTACTCCGCGTTTCGACGTCCCAGTGGGTGCGGTTATTTTTGCTCCCGACGGCTCTGAACTGGCTGCGGCTACGAATCGCCGTGAAGCAGATCTAGACCCAACCGCTCATGCTGAGATATTAGCGATCCGTCAAGCTGTGCAAGCGTACGGGGATGGTTGGCGGCTAACTGACTGTACTATTGCAGTAACTCTAGAACCGTGCACAATGTGCGCTGGTGCGTTAGTTGGAGCGCGGATCGGACGTATTGTTTTTGGTGCGTGGGAGCCAAAGACCGGTGCATGTGGCTCTGTTTTTGATGTAGTACGTGACCCTTCAGTACTTCATAATGCAGAAGTTCGAGGAGGCGTACTTGAGTCCGAATGTGCGAAACTCATGGTGGATTTTTTCAAACACACCCAACTGAGACCTAGATAA
- a CDS encoding SLC13 family permease has protein sequence MSTEATKESSAIDAENLENGAHDAAAWPRQAAGMIGGIALALLVYFLFPSSAVDAVNATVTDPEAAYTDQAMRITAVTAVLMGTWWMTEAIPLAVTALVPLVVFPVLQIIKFDAIAAPYASPTIFLFMSGFILALTMQKWNLHKRLALLVVLAVGTKPKQLIAGFMLATGFLSMWVSNTATAVVMLPIGLSVLVLTAGIVGGHDKQKNFATALMLAIAYSASIGSLGTIIGTPPNALLVAYLSETHDVHIGFGQWMLVGTPLAIVFMILAWFILIKVYKPEMKDIPGGREIIQAELDGMGKMKRGEVLTAIIFVTAALSWIFIPIALKLTGSKLNIADSAIGMVAAILLFMIPVDKQGNRLIDWPTAVKLPWDVLLLFGGGLALSKMFSDSGLSLYIGELAKGLQVLPIILIIAAVAAVVIFLTEFTSNTATAAAFLPIIGGVAVGIGLTAAGEQNVLLLTIPVALAATCAFMLPVATPPNAIAFGSGYVKINEMVRAGLWLNIIGIILITLATYLLAIPVFDLVL, from the coding sequence ATGAGCACAGAAGCGACGAAAGAATCCTCCGCAATCGATGCAGAGAATCTGGAAAATGGCGCCCATGACGCCGCTGCCTGGCCACGCCAAGCCGCCGGAATGATCGGGGGTATAGCCCTAGCATTACTGGTGTATTTCTTATTCCCTTCCTCTGCAGTTGATGCAGTCAACGCGACAGTTACTGATCCGGAAGCTGCATATACCGACCAAGCCATGCGTATTACAGCGGTGACCGCCGTGCTAATGGGAACTTGGTGGATGACTGAAGCCATTCCACTTGCTGTAACTGCATTAGTGCCACTAGTGGTTTTCCCGGTACTTCAAATTATCAAGTTTGATGCAATTGCGGCACCATACGCCTCGCCCACGATCTTTCTATTTATGAGCGGTTTTATCCTTGCGCTCACTATGCAAAAGTGGAATTTGCATAAAAGGTTGGCATTGCTAGTAGTGCTAGCCGTAGGGACGAAACCGAAGCAACTCATTGCGGGCTTTATGCTTGCAACAGGATTTTTGTCCATGTGGGTATCCAATACCGCAACAGCAGTGGTTATGCTGCCAATCGGGTTATCTGTATTGGTACTTACCGCAGGAATAGTCGGTGGACACGACAAGCAAAAGAATTTTGCGACTGCCCTTATGCTTGCGATCGCGTATTCAGCTTCGATTGGTTCACTTGGAACTATTATCGGTACACCACCGAATGCTCTACTTGTTGCATACCTTTCAGAAACGCATGATGTGCATATTGGATTTGGTCAGTGGATGCTTGTGGGGACCCCATTGGCGATTGTGTTTATGATTCTTGCTTGGTTTATCTTGATCAAAGTTTATAAACCAGAAATGAAGGATATTCCCGGTGGTAGGGAGATTATCCAAGCCGAGCTTGACGGTATGGGCAAGATGAAACGGGGCGAAGTGCTTACCGCGATTATTTTCGTTACTGCTGCGCTGTCCTGGATTTTCATTCCAATCGCGCTGAAACTTACAGGCTCGAAGCTCAATATTGCAGATTCAGCTATCGGTATGGTTGCTGCGATCTTGTTATTTATGATTCCTGTGGATAAGCAAGGTAATCGCCTAATCGATTGGCCAACCGCAGTAAAACTACCTTGGGACGTACTTTTGCTCTTCGGTGGCGGCTTGGCACTTTCGAAAATGTTCTCCGATTCTGGCTTATCTTTATATATCGGTGAATTGGCTAAAGGGCTGCAAGTCTTGCCAATTATCCTGATTATTGCGGCAGTGGCAGCAGTGGTTATTTTCCTCACTGAGTTCACTTCAAATACCGCGACAGCTGCGGCGTTCCTACCAATTATTGGTGGCGTTGCGGTAGGTATTGGACTGACTGCAGCGGGTGAACAGAACGTGCTACTGCTTACCATTCCAGTGGCGCTCGCGGCAACCTGTGCATTTATGCTGCCAGTGGCCACCCCGCCAAACGCTATTGCTTTCGGTTCTGGCTATGTGAAAATCAATGAAATGGTACGCGCCGGACTGTGGCTCAATATCATTGGCATTATCTTGATCACCCTGGCTACCTACCTTCTTGCCATCCCAGTGTTTGACCTCGTTCTTTAG
- the hisC gene encoding histidinol-phosphate transaminase, which yields MIRSDLAALPDYVPGVRTQGAVKLSSNESAHGPLPAAVLAMQAAATKLHRYPDFQSTELIDALADHLHLPPSQVAVGCGSSALCQQLVQITCMEASDEVIFPWRSFEGYPIFVQVAGATPRAIPLTTDHRVDLQAMASAVTENTRLIFVCNPNNPTGTVIAMEEFRNFMDSVPDHVVVALDEAYFEYVRTSDTPLAHNLIGEYQNLVGLRTFSKAYGLAGIRIGYAFGSNTVISALKKVAIPFSVNSIAQAGALASLRASEALMERTDEVAGLRNRVAAALDAVESQANFVWIPGEPASTAEQLATQGILVRAFPEGIRVTVTTQTEMNHFLKAWEAIQG from the coding sequence ATGATTCGCTCAGATCTTGCAGCTCTTCCAGATTATGTTCCCGGTGTGCGCACTCAAGGCGCCGTCAAACTTTCCAGTAATGAGTCAGCCCACGGCCCGCTTCCTGCCGCCGTGCTCGCCATGCAAGCTGCCGCGACAAAACTGCACCGCTACCCGGACTTTCAGTCCACTGAGCTTATCGACGCCCTCGCCGACCACCTCCATCTTCCCCCATCACAGGTTGCTGTAGGCTGCGGCTCATCCGCATTGTGCCAGCAACTTGTCCAAATCACCTGTATGGAAGCAAGCGATGAAGTCATTTTCCCTTGGCGGAGTTTTGAAGGATATCCAATATTTGTTCAGGTCGCGGGGGCTACTCCGCGGGCGATTCCATTAACCACAGATCATCGTGTCGATCTTCAAGCGATGGCATCGGCCGTCACTGAAAACACCCGCCTTATTTTTGTGTGCAATCCAAATAATCCCACTGGAACCGTTATTGCTATGGAAGAATTCCGTAATTTTATGGATTCAGTTCCTGATCATGTGGTAGTTGCACTCGATGAAGCATACTTCGAGTATGTTCGGACTAGTGATACCCCCTTGGCCCATAACCTGATTGGTGAATACCAAAATCTTGTGGGCTTGCGTACATTTTCTAAAGCATACGGACTGGCTGGCATTCGTATTGGCTATGCTTTTGGATCCAACACTGTTATTTCCGCATTGAAAAAGGTGGCTATTCCATTTTCCGTGAATTCTATTGCCCAAGCAGGGGCTTTAGCATCATTACGCGCCTCGGAAGCACTTATGGAGCGCACCGATGAAGTCGCTGGCCTAAGAAACCGAGTTGCCGCAGCATTGGATGCGGTTGAATCTCAAGCGAACTTTGTGTGGATTCCCGGTGAGCCAGCATCAACCGCTGAGCAATTAGCCACCCAAGGGATTCTTGTGCGCGCATTTCCAGAAGGTATTCGTGTGACTGTTACTACCCAAACTGAGATGAATCACTTCTTGAAGGCCTGGGAAGCTATCCAAGGTTAA
- a CDS encoding prephenate dehydrogenase — protein sequence MCHTCQVTTTTISRPVCILGLGLIGGSLLRDLTASEHPTFGFNRSPSGAKAALEEGFDVSSSLPDVLQRAEVENALIVLATPMPAIASLLNALEKHAPNCGFTDVVSVKSEVYELVCEHGMQDRYVGGHPMAGTADSGWSASQRNLFQGAAWVVTFDHAFKGQASERWIRLWEDVVRMAARVGAEVIPSRVQHHDAAVARISHLPHLLAEALAIVGDNGGALALSLAAGSFRDGTRVAGSNPSLVRAMCETNHAALLTALDEAITLLVDARANLAAAKPSVEELVDAGYRSRIRYEARSGGRKNINEISHRPVLRFQPGTDGWINQLIQAEDLGARIEVF from the coding sequence ATGTGCCACACTTGTCAGGTGACCACAACAACAATCTCCCGCCCTGTATGCATTCTTGGACTCGGCCTTATTGGAGGTTCACTACTTCGCGACCTCACTGCCAGCGAACATCCCACTTTTGGCTTTAATCGTTCGCCTTCCGGAGCAAAAGCAGCATTAGAAGAAGGATTTGATGTTTCCTCCTCACTACCAGATGTGCTGCAACGTGCCGAGGTGGAAAATGCGCTTATTGTATTAGCCACCCCAATGCCCGCCATCGCTTCTTTGCTCAATGCACTGGAAAAACATGCCCCAAACTGTGGTTTCACCGATGTCGTGAGCGTAAAAAGCGAAGTATATGAACTTGTTTGCGAACACGGAATGCAAGATCGTTATGTTGGTGGACACCCAATGGCAGGCACTGCCGATAGCGGTTGGAGTGCATCGCAGCGGAATCTTTTCCAAGGGGCGGCATGGGTAGTTACATTCGATCACGCTTTCAAAGGCCAAGCATCAGAACGCTGGATCCGGCTTTGGGAAGATGTAGTACGAATGGCTGCACGAGTAGGGGCTGAGGTAATTCCATCACGTGTCCAGCACCACGACGCAGCGGTCGCACGTATTTCTCATTTACCGCACTTACTTGCGGAAGCACTCGCTATTGTTGGAGATAATGGCGGCGCCCTCGCGCTTTCACTTGCTGCAGGCAGCTTCCGAGACGGCACACGTGTTGCTGGATCCAACCCCTCATTGGTGCGCGCCATGTGCGAAACCAACCATGCTGCCCTACTCACTGCACTCGATGAAGCCATTACATTGCTTGTCGACGCCCGCGCCAACCTCGCCGCAGCAAAACCCAGCGTTGAAGAACTCGTTGACGCAGGCTACCGATCACGAATTCGGTATGAGGCACGTTCTGGCGGTCGCAAAAACATCAATGAGATTTCCCACCGACCAGTTCTACGATTCCAACCCGGCACCGATGGATGGATAAACCAATTAATCCAAGCTGAAGACCTTGGCGCAAGAATCGAAGTGTTTTAG
- a CDS encoding CsbD family protein yields MGDLGSKAEKFGGKAKEAVGEAVGNESMADEGRADQTKADVKETLSNAGEAVQNAKDKVLGAFQKDDK; encoded by the coding sequence ATGGGAGATCTAGGTAGTAAAGCTGAAAAGTTCGGTGGCAAAGCCAAGGAAGCCGTAGGCGAAGCAGTTGGCAATGAGAGCATGGCTGATGAAGGACGCGCAGATCAAACGAAAGCCGACGTCAAGGAAACGCTTAGCAATGCTGGTGAAGCCGTACAGAACGCCAAGGATAAAGTACTGGGTGCTTTCCAGAAAGACGATAAATAA